ACCTCCGACAGCACCGAAGTCTATTATGCAACCATCGAGGACGAGGACACACTGAGCATCGAACAGATCAGTGTTTCGGCGGATGGCCAAACCTCAGAAACCCTAGAGACGGTCACGACGTCTTATACCCAAAGTGAAAGCACCCTCACTTATAGTGCGGCCTTCACAAACCATAAAACAATCGAGGTCAGCGTAACCATCGATGACGAAACCGATACGGTGACGACCGGCTCTTTGACCCTCAATGGCGAGACCAATTCAGCCACCTTCGATTTTGAGCCGACACTCAACCGTTGCCGTCGGGCTACCGATCATGCAGCGCGGCAGTTGCTTGAGGCGGGAGTCGACCGGCTTGTCGGCTGTTTTCCCCATAAAACCTGCTCGAACATCGGTGATGGCCTGGCCGATGTGATCAATCTGTCGGAAGAATTCGGCGGTCCGGCCGACACCAGCATGACCAATGTGATCGCGATGGTGGATGACGGATCGCTCATCGCCAATGAAACGAACCTCACAACCTGCCTTGCCGCCCTTGGGGAAATTACCTGCGCCGATTTTGTCGGAGTTTTCGATCCGGCATTAGTTCCTCCCGATTTCAGCCAGATTCACACCCTCGTCCCCGCCGAATCGTGCAGTGAGGTGTTTTGACATCACCTGTTTTCTCTGGAAAACGAAATCTTCTCTCATCCTGAACCTTTTACCCGGCTCCGGCGTCAAAGCAGGTTGAAAGGAGCCTTTATGACGTTTAAAAAATCATTATTCTGTTTTGTAATCGCCTTTTTGGCCTTTTATGCCGCCCCGGCGGCAGTGGCGCATATTGATGATGCCGACGGCGACGGGATTGAAGATTCCGCCGACAATTGCGCCTCCGACCCGAACATCAGCCAGGCGGACGACGACGGCGACGGCATCGGCAACGACTGCGACAACTGTTCTGCCGTCTCGAATGCCGATCAGACCGATGACGATGCCGACGGCGTGGGCGACTCCTGCGACCTCTGCCTTGGCCTTTCCAGCCCCGTCAATTATGACTTCGACGGTGACGGCCTGGGTCGAAAGTGCGATAGCGACGATGACGGCGACGACGGTATTTTGGATGATGGGGACGGCTCGGGAAGTACGTCGGATAACTACTGCACCGGTGGTAATACGACAAGCTGTGATGACAACTGTACCGGAACCGCAAATGCCGATCAGACCGATTCCGACGGCGACGCCCCGGACAACACCCAAGACGGCCTAAGCGGCGGCGATGCCTGCGACCTGGATGACGACGGCGACGGCTGGAACGATACCACCGACAACAGCCCCACCGTTGCCAATGACGACCAGAGCGATGTCGATCTCGATGGCTTTGGCGATGTGAGCGACAATTGTGCCTCCGATTCCAACAGCGATCAGGCGGACCTGGACGGCGACGGGATCGGCGATATCTGCGACTCGGACGCCGATGGCGACGGCTACACGGCTGATGATGGCGACTGCGACAACGCCGATTCGTCGCTCAATCCGGGCGCCGAGGAGGTTTGCGATGACGGCATCGACCAGGATTGCGACGACCTCGATACCTCCTGTGACGTAACCACCACTGACGTAACCACCACCACCGACGCCGATGGGGACGGATATACGGCGGAAAGCGACGACTGCGACGATTCCAATGCCGATGTCCATCCCGATGCGGAGGAGGTGTGTGACGACGCCATCGACAATGACTGTGACGGCACGGCGGACAACGAAGAAGTCTGTCCTGTGAGCAACGAAAGCACCGACGAGAGCGCCGCGGAAGACGACGGCGGCTGTCAGCTCAACAAAGGCTCCCGGAACAGCGGCCTTGCCGGTCTCATCCTGTTGGCCCTCTCTCTGGCCTTGGTATCGATCGCAAGGCGAAAAACGATTTGCCGCGGATGATTCGTGTGGCAAAATAGATTTGCGATGAAACGACTAGTTATAGCGATGATCCTTTTAAGTGCCGGCTCGATTCTTCCCTGGGGAGGAATCGAGTCGGTGCGCTTTGCCGGCGCGCAATCGGGAAGTCCCGGTTACATTGACGTTCACATGCATCTTGACGGACGCTATCGGCAACAAGGGGGTGAAAGTGGCGGACCCGGCGGACGGCGAAGGCCCGGGGGCCCCGGAAGGGGCCCAGGCGGACCGGGAGGGGAGGATGGAGGGTCGATCAAAGATTACGAATCGGCCGCGGTCAATCTGATCTCCCGGATGGACAGGATGGGGGTGGCCAAGGCGCTGATCATGCCGCCGCCTCAGAAATCCAACCAGAAAGGGGGCTATACCTATAAAGATCTGCTCGAAGTGGTGCGAAAACATCCCGACCGGCTGGCCCTGGCGGGCGGAGGAGGGGAACTCAATCCGATGATTGTCGGCACCGACTCATCGGCGGTAACTGCGGCGATCAAAGCGGAGTTTGAAAAAAAGGCGGAAGAAATCGTGGGTGACGGCGCCAGGGCGTTTGGCGAAATGACGGCGCTCCACTTCAGCTTCCACGAGGGACATCCGTTTGAGCAGGTGGCGGCGGATCATCCCCTTTTTCTCCTGCTGGCCGATATTGCCGCCCGGTATAACATACCGGTCGACCTCCACATGGAAGCGGTATTGAAAGACCGATCCCTTCCCCCGCGTCCGGCAAATATGAGTTCCGCCAATCCGTCGACCATCAAGGCGACGATCCCCGGTTTTGAGCGTCTGCTCGATCACAACAAATCGGCCAAAATCGTCTGGCAGCATGTGGGGTGGGACAACACCGGCGAAATGACCCCCGATCTCGTCCGGAGGCTTCTTCAAGCCCATTCGAACCTCTATTGTGCGATTCACGAAAGCCGGCAGATCTTAGACGAGAACGGCAAGATCCGAGAGGCATGGATGAAACTCATCACCGATTATCCGGATCGGTTTATGATCGGGGCCGACACATTCATCGGGATTCCGGGCAAAACAAAATCAAAAGGGCCCGACATGTTCGACAAAACCTGGTTGATGCTTAACCAGCTTCCTCCCGACCTCGCCCAAAAAATCGGCCGCACCAATGCGGCGAGGGTGTATGGTTTAAATTAATCGGCTGTACCGTCACAGTCACCAGTAATAGCCGTCGCCGTTTTTACCAGGAGGGTGCATGCGCCCCTGGCCAGAATCGAACTGGCGCACCCGGCTTCGGAGGCCGGTGCTCTATCCACTGAGCTACAGGGGCAATTTCAAAACTTCAGTGATCCTGCAACTTCCGCCCCCGCTCGCTCGGACCGGTGGCGCTCGCGGGGACCCCTCCACTTAAGCTACAGGGGCAAATTTAATATGTGGGTGATGTAGGAATCGAACCTACGACCCCTGCTGTGTGAAAGCAGTGCTCTACCTCTGAGCTAATCACCCAACTGCCAGCCAGAGGCTGGTCCGCCTCAGGCGGAAGCTAATCACCCGCGCCCGCCGCGCGTATCTATAATACTCTTTGCCCCGCCGCAAGATTGAAAAATTCACCCCATCTTTTGCGTACTCTCCTGATCGCAGATCTGGATTTTCGCCCATCGGACTATCACATCGGGGGCTTTGCCTCCGGCGCCCCCGCACCCCCAGCGCTCGCCACAGGATAAACCTGATGGCTCGCTTCTTTTACGAAACTTTCTGCGTACTCTCCTGATCGCAGATCTGGATTTTCGCCCATCGCTCCTTCAAGGCGGCTACCTGCGCCTTTTCTTCCGGCGCCTTTGCCCACTCATCCAAACGCGCCAGCTCCGCCTGAAAGGGGTCAACCAGACGATTGTCCAGATAAAGCTCCGCCAGGTCGCGCCGGGTCGCGAATTGCTCCCCTTTAAGGGTCTCGGTCTTTTCCACCATCTGGGCCAGCTCCACCTGAAAGGAGAGCGCCTTCAGGTTGTCCTTTTCCTTGCGGGCGATATGCGCCAGTTCGTTATAGCATTTGGAAAGAAGCATCTGTTCATACGGAAGCCGCTTTTCCTTTTCCTCCAGAATCTGCCTCGCCAAAAGAAACCGGCGGGCGCTCAAAGTCCAGTTTTGCTCATGCCGATAGATCAACCCCTGGTTGGCCAAAAGGGCCGCCTTGGTTGTGGGGTCTTTAAGGCGGACGCTGATGTCAATGGCCTTCTGGTAGGTGCTCAACGCCTCTTCATATTTTTTGTCGGCCAGATAGATGTTTCCCAAACCGTTGTAGGCCCTTAAGAGAACGGGAAAGAGGTTCTCTTTTTGACAGATTCCGATGCAATGTTTGTATTCTTTTACCGCCTTGCGGAATTTTTTGACGGCCCTGTAGCTCTCCGCCAGCGAATAGAGGGCTCTCGCCAGCGGCTCAAAGCTTTTCATGGTCGAAAAGAGTTTTGCGTCCCCTTTCAAAAGGGGAATGGCCCGCTCATAGTCCTTCAATTGATGGTAGACATGCCCCAAATCGTTGTTGGTGATATATTTGAGCTCGGACTTTGCAAGCTGTTTTGCCAGTTCCCGCGCCTCTGCGAATCCGGGAATCGCCTTTTCCAGATGTCCCGTGAGCACCTCGATTTCCGCCAAGTCGTTTAAAAACCGGATCTGCTCCATGCGGGTATCGGCGCTCCCGGCGGCCAGTTCAAGGCCCCCTTTGAAATAGCGGCCCGCCTCCTCGATTTTTTCCTGATGAAGAAGGCTTAATCCCTTCTTCTCCCATAACGCCAGACGGCTTTTTAACGGAATGGCATCGGCCCCTTTTTCCGCCTCCTTCTCAATGGCCGAAAGCATCTCGCAGGCCTCGCGGAACCGATTCAGCCAGATGAGGACATCCGCGGTTTTGATGATCCAATTCAGGCGCTGGGAAAGCGGGGCCGCAACAAAGAATGTTTTTTGCAAATTGAGGTAATGCTCCAGCGCCTCTTCCTTTCTCCCTTCCTGATTCATCAGGTCGGCCAGTTTTTCAAGGGACGTCTGGGCCAGAACGCGGTCTTCCCCCCAGCTTTGATGCAACCAGGTCAAAGCCTCCGAAAGACCGACATCCCGTTCGGCCAGACGGGTGTGACGCCTGCGGGCCTCCTCGATGGGGATTTTTTTGCGGACAAAAGGGACCATCGCCTGCCGATAAAACACATAATTGTTTCCCCCCTCAATCCGCACAATCCGCTTTTCTTCCATGGCATCCAGGATTCTGCGGATCTTCGGCAGACGGGTCGGTTTTTCAAGCGCCCGGGGGGTCAGCCCATGGCCGGCAATGGCCAGCCAGTCGACAATTTCTTTTTCTTCGGACGAGAATGAGGCATAGTCGAGCTCCATTTGCTCTTCAAGAGACCGGGGCATCTCCACCTTTTGAAGCGCCCTTGAAAGATGGGCCAGAAGATCCGGGCTCCAACGGCCCGACTCATCAAAGAGCAACCCCTGTTGAATGAGGCTTTGGATAATTTGCGTGCAAAGGCCGGGGTTTCCCGCGGTATCCCGGTAGATCTCCTGGACAAAATTTTCCGGAATCTCTTTCTGGCCGATGACGGTCTCAAGAAAAACGCGCGTCTCCTCCCCGGCAAACGGCGCGAGCTTCACCTTTTCGAACTGAAAATCATCTTTGGGAAAAAGCCGCTCGAAGGGCGCCCAGTCCGCCTCACGCGTGCCGCTCACCACAAACAGAAATCGGGTCGTCTCGGGCGAGAGAATTTTTTGTTCGAGAAATGAAAGGAACGCCTGAAGCCCTCCCCTCCCTTTCGGATCGGTCAGATAGTTTTCCATGTCTTCAAGAATCACCGCCCGGGAGCCGGCCAAAACATGCCGATCCTCTTCGGTTAAAGGGAGCACCGCCTCCTCCACAACCACCTTTTCCAGCTGGAGTCTGTTCTTGATCTGGCCGATGAATTTTGTCTTTCCCAGCCCCCGGTCCCCGTAGATAAAGAGGCCAAAAAAGGGAGCCCCTTTTTCCCCTTTAAGAAAGTCGTTGACCATGTTTTCGATGCGCCACTGGATCTCTTTCCGCCCGATCAGCTCGGAGGTGGTGGGAAGATAGGAAAGAAGCGTCTCCGGCGTTTCCACCGAATATTTCGTTTTGGAATAGGCTCCGATCTCCTCGATGACGGCAGAGGCCGAGGGATAGCGCTCCTCCGGCCTTTTGGACAAAAGCGCCGACACAACATCGCTCATGTACCCGGGCGCCTTCGGATTCAACTGCGAGATGGGAGGGGGTGTATAGGTGCGGTGCCGGTCATAAACCTCCTGCAGGCTGGCCCCCGAAAAGGGCTGGGTGCGGGTAAGACAGTTATAAAAAATGACGCCGACGGCGTAGAGATCGCTGGCGACATTGTGATGTTCGCCGCGGTAAATTTCGGGGGCCAGATAGGTGGGGGTTCCCACGATCGACTCCCCCCAGTAGCCGGCCAGGCCAAAGTCGATAAGGAGGATGTTGTCGTTTTCGACAAAAATATTCCCCGGCTTTAAATCACAATGAATGATCCCTTTCTGGTGCAGATAGTTGATGGCCCTTAAAACCTGAACGAAATAATCCTCGCACTTTTCAAAGGGGAGCCCATCGGTGGCGGCGTAAAGGTCGGTCCCTTTGAGCCATGGGGAGGTGAAAAAAACCTTTTTCTGCTCCGGATCAAAGCCGTAATCGCCGATCTTGCCGATGTTGGGATGCGAGAGTTTCTTCAAGACTTTGAACTCGTTTTCAAACTGGGAAATCGCCGCCTGCCCGCTGGCGGGCTCGAACGATTTGAGGAGTTTTAACGCCACCGGCTCCCCCCGCGGCGGCAAAACCAGAAAGACCTCCCCCATCGCCCCCTGCCCCAGGCTTTTGAGGACGCGGTATTTTTTGGCGATCAGTTCCATTACAAATGAATTGCCCCTTCGCCAAGGCCCAGGGCCGCTTCCTTCACCGCCTCGGAAAGAGTCGGATGGGCGTGGACCGTCATGGCGATATCCTGCGCGGTCGCCTCGAAGGCCATCCCCAAAACCAGTTCGGCAATCATGTCGGAGGCGCGCGGGCCGATGATGTGGGCGCCAAGAAGACGGTCGGTCGTTGAATCGGCAATGAGTTTGACAAATCCCTCCTTATACCCCATCGACAGGGCTCTGCCATTGGCCAGAAAGGGATATTTGAAGGCTTTATGCGCGATTCCCTGTTTTTTACATTCTTCTTCAGTCAAGCCGACGGAAGCAACCTCCGGCCAGGTATAAACAACGCTCGGAATCGTGTTGTAATTCACGGAGGCCTTCTCACCGCTGATAATCTCCGCCGCGGCGACCCCCTCTTCCATCGCCTTGTGCGCCAACATCGGTCCCGGAATCACATCGCCAACGGCGTAAATTCCGGGGACATTTGTCTGAAAATTTTTGTCGACGGCAATTCTTCCCTTCTCATCCAGCTTCACCCCCGTCTCTTGCAACCCTAACCCCTCCGTACATGGCTTGCGCCCCACGGCGACCAGCAGATAATCAGTAGAGACGGTTTCTTCCTTTCCCTCGGCGGTTTTGATTCCGACATCGACCCTGTTCCCTTTGATCGAGGCGCCGGCCACCTGTGCTGACAGACGAAAATTCATCCCCTGTTTTTTAAGCGCCCGCAAAAGGGCCTCGCCCGTTTCACCATCCATCCCAACGGCGATCCGATCGAGCATTTCGACAACCGTGACTCGGCTCCCGAGCCGAAGATAGACCGACCCGAGTTCCAACCCGATATAACCGCCGCCGATGACAAGGAGCTCTCCTGGAACCTCGGTGAGGGACAACGCCGCCGTTGAGTCGATGATTCGCTTACCGTCGAAGGGAATGCCGGGGAGGGCCACCGGGACGCTTCCCGTGGCAATGAGAATATTTTGGGCGGAATAACTCTTCTTTCCTTCGGCGCCGGTTATCTCGACGGTTTTGTCTT
The DNA window shown above is from Deltaproteobacteria bacterium and carries:
- a CDS encoding amidohydrolase family protein — its product is MKRLVIAMILLSAGSILPWGGIESVRFAGAQSGSPGYIDVHMHLDGRYRQQGGESGGPGGRRRPGGPGRGPGGPGGEDGGSIKDYESAAVNLISRMDRMGVAKALIMPPPQKSNQKGGYTYKDLLEVVRKHPDRLALAGGGGELNPMIVGTDSSAVTAAIKAEFEKKAEEIVGDGARAFGEMTALHFSFHEGHPFEQVAADHPLFLLLADIAARYNIPVDLHMEAVLKDRSLPPRPANMSSANPSTIKATIPGFERLLDHNKSAKIVWQHVGWDNTGEMTPDLVRRLLQAHSNLYCAIHESRQILDENGKIREAWMKLITDYPDRFMIGADTFIGIPGKTKSKGPDMFDKTWLMLNQLPPDLAQKIGRTNAARVYGLN
- the lpdA gene encoding dihydrolipoyl dehydrogenase produces the protein MREKANTEQTSFDLIVIGAGPGGYVAAIRAAQLGLKVACVEKEKTLGGTCLNVGCIPSKALLESSELYAQAKESFKEHGINFEAVSLDLKKFMARKDDVVKRLTGGVAGLFKKNKITHLSGTAKVHKDKTVEITGAEGKKSYSAQNILIATGSVPVALPGIPFDGKRIIDSTAALSLTEVPGELLVIGGGYIGLELGSVYLRLGSRVTVVEMLDRIAVGMDGETGEALLRALKKQGMNFRLSAQVAGASIKGNRVDVGIKTAEGKEETVSTDYLLVAVGRKPCTEGLGLQETGVKLDEKGRIAVDKNFQTNVPGIYAVGDVIPGPMLAHKAMEEGVAAAEIISGEKASVNYNTIPSVVYTWPEVASVGLTEEECKKQGIAHKAFKYPFLANGRALSMGYKEGFVKLIADSTTDRLLGAHIIGPRASDMIAELVLGMAFEATAQDIAMTVHAHPTLSEAVKEAALGLGEGAIHL
- a CDS encoding thrombospondin type 3 repeat-containing protein, whose translation is MTFKKSLFCFVIAFLAFYAAPAAVAHIDDADGDGIEDSADNCASDPNISQADDDGDGIGNDCDNCSAVSNADQTDDDADGVGDSCDLCLGLSSPVNYDFDGDGLGRKCDSDDDGDDGILDDGDGSGSTSDNYCTGGNTTSCDDNCTGTANADQTDSDGDAPDNTQDGLSGGDACDLDDDGDGWNDTTDNSPTVANDDQSDVDLDGFGDVSDNCASDSNSDQADLDGDGIGDICDSDADGDGYTADDGDCDNADSSLNPGAEEVCDDGIDQDCDDLDTSCDVTTTDVTTTTDADGDGYTAESDDCDDSNADVHPDAEEVCDDAIDNDCDGTADNEEVCPVSNESTDESAAEDDGGCQLNKGSRNSGLAGLILLALSLALVSIARRKTICRG
- a CDS encoding tetratricopeptide repeat protein; amino-acid sequence: MELIAKKYRVLKSLGQGAMGEVFLVLPPRGEPVALKLLKSFEPASGQAAISQFENEFKVLKKLSHPNIGKIGDYGFDPEQKKVFFTSPWLKGTDLYAATDGLPFEKCEDYFVQVLRAINYLHQKGIIHCDLKPGNIFVENDNILLIDFGLAGYWGESIVGTPTYLAPEIYRGEHHNVASDLYAVGVIFYNCLTRTQPFSGASLQEVYDRHRTYTPPPISQLNPKAPGYMSDVVSALLSKRPEERYPSASAVIEEIGAYSKTKYSVETPETLLSYLPTTSELIGRKEIQWRIENMVNDFLKGEKGAPFFGLFIYGDRGLGKTKFIGQIKNRLQLEKVVVEEAVLPLTEEDRHVLAGSRAVILEDMENYLTDPKGRGGLQAFLSFLEQKILSPETTRFLFVVSGTREADWAPFERLFPKDDFQFEKVKLAPFAGEETRVFLETVIGQKEIPENFVQEIYRDTAGNPGLCTQIIQSLIQQGLLFDESGRWSPDLLAHLSRALQKVEMPRSLEEQMELDYASFSSEEKEIVDWLAIAGHGLTPRALEKPTRLPKIRRILDAMEEKRIVRIEGGNNYVFYRQAMVPFVRKKIPIEEARRRHTRLAERDVGLSEALTWLHQSWGEDRVLAQTSLEKLADLMNQEGRKEEALEHYLNLQKTFFVAAPLSQRLNWIIKTADVLIWLNRFREACEMLSAIEKEAEKGADAIPLKSRLALWEKKGLSLLHQEKIEEAGRYFKGGLELAAGSADTRMEQIRFLNDLAEIEVLTGHLEKAIPGFAEARELAKQLAKSELKYITNNDLGHVYHQLKDYERAIPLLKGDAKLFSTMKSFEPLARALYSLAESYRAVKKFRKAVKEYKHCIGICQKENLFPVLLRAYNGLGNIYLADKKYEEALSTYQKAIDISVRLKDPTTKAALLANQGLIYRHEQNWTLSARRFLLARQILEEKEKRLPYEQMLLSKCYNELAHIARKEKDNLKALSFQVELAQMVEKTETLKGEQFATRRDLAELYLDNRLVDPFQAELARLDEWAKAPEEKAQVAALKERWAKIQICDQESTQKVS